The region AGGCCGTATTGCGCCACGAATCGTTCCCGCTTGGCGTCGGGCAATTCGGGAAGACTGCGGCGCACCTCTTCGATCCACGCCTCATCGATGGTCAGCGGTACCAGATCAGGGTCGGGAAAGTAGCGGTAATCGTGGGCTTCCTCTTTACCACGCATGCTGATCGTTACTCCTCGACCCGCATCCCAAAGGCGCGTTTCCTGCACCACCGCTTCACCCTTGTCCAGAAGAGCACGCTGACGGCGCACTTCAAATTCCAAAGCGCGCTGCACATGGCGAAAGGAATTCATATTTTTGAGTTCCGTTTTCACACCGAAGCCCGTGGTGCCGGCGGGTCGCAAACTGATGTTGGCGTCGCAACGAAAGCTGCCCTCTTCCATGTTCCCGTCGCAGATTTCCAGGTAGCGCAAAATGTCTCGAAGCGTGCGCAAGTACGCCGCCGCTTCCTCGGGCGTGCGTATGTCGGGTTCGCTGACGATTTCAATCAAGGGCACGCCCGTGCGGTTGAAATCGACATAGCTCACCGGTTGGGCTTCGTCATGAACGAGCTTTCCCGCATCCTCTTCCATGTGAATGCGCGTGATCCCAATGCGTCGGGTGCCGTTTTCCGTGGTGATGTCGAGCCAGCCACCCGTGGCCAAAGGTTCTTCATACTGGGATATCTGATAATTTTTGGGTAGGTCCGGGTAGAAATAATTCTTGCGGGCGAAGCGGCATCGAGAAGCAATGCGGCAGTGTGTGGCCAGGGCCATTTTCATGGCGTATTCGACCACGGTGCGATTCAGCACGGGGAGCACTCCCGGCATGCCCAAACACACAGGGCAGGTGTGGGTGTTGGGCGCGGCCCCAAAGGCCGTGGAGCACCCGCAAAAAATCTTGCTTTGCGTGAGCAGCTGCGCATGCACTTCCAATCCGATGACCGTTTCCCATTCCATGATCGTGCCTCGCAGTACAATCGGTTGCACGGGGCGGCGCTTGCCCGCCCGCGAAAATTTCCACCCGCCCCTTTTAGCACCGATTGGAGCATTCGTGAAGTCGTGAAGTCGTGAAGTCGTGAAGTCGTGAAGTCGTGAAGTCGTGAAGGGGGGAAAGCGACCATGGACGCTTTCACGATTTTGACTTTGCGAAACTTTTCTTCTACAAAGGGCGAAGCGAAAAGGGCCCGGTGGAGCTTTTCGCGTGGCGATTCCAACGGCGTTTCTTGGTGCAACGGCGGGAGGTGCGACCAATGATCAACGGGAGAGGGTGGCCATGAAAATTCACGAACACCAAGCGAAGGAACTGTTTCAGAAGTATGGAGTGCCCGTTCCTCGAGGCCGAGTGGCCTTTACGGTGGAGGAAGCCCAATCGGTGGCTCAAGACCTGGGCACTTTACCCGTGGTGATCAAAGCCCAGATTCATGCTGGCGGCCGGGGCAAAGCAGGCGGCGTGAAGCTGGCCCATACGGCGGAGGACGTCGCAGCCGTGGCCGGCAGCATTCTCGGCATGACCCTCGTTACCCATCAAACGGGGCCCGAAGGCCGTCTGGTGCGCAAGGTCTTGGTGGAAGAGGGCCTGGATATTGACAAGGAGCTCTACTTGAGCCTTCTGCCCGACCGATCCACGGCAAAACTCGTTTTTATGGCCAGCGAAGCCGGCGGCATGGACATTGAGGAAGTGGCGTCCAAAACGCCGGAAAAAATCGTCAAGGTCTATGTGGATCCTCTGGTGGGCCTGCAGCCCTTCATGGCCCGCAAACTGGCCTACGGCCTTCGCCTAGAACCCGATATCTTGAAGCTCTTTCTTCCCATGGTCCACGCTTTGTACCGGCTGTGCTTGGACTACGACGCGTCCCTTGTGGAGATCAACCCTCTGGTGGTTACCAAGGACCGAAGGCTTCTTGCCTTGGATGCCAAGATGAATTTCGATGACAATGCCCTCTTTCGCCACAAGGACGTCCTGGCCTATCGAGACCTGGACGAGGAGGACCCTTTGGAAGTGGAGGCGTCCAAGCACAACCTAAACTACATCAAAATGGACGGCAATATCGGCAACATGGTCAACGGCGCCGGCCTGGCCATGGCCACTATGGACATCATCAAGCTGGCGGGAGCCGAACCGGCCAACTTTTTGGATGTGGGTGGAGGCGCCAGCGCAGAAATGGTGGAAAACGGCTTTCGCATCATTTTGAGCGATCCCAACGTCAAGGGGGTGCTCATCAACATTTTCGGCGGCATTTTGCGCTGCGACGTGCTGGCTCAGGGTGTGGTGGAGGCCAGTAAAAA is a window of Desulfosoma caldarium DNA encoding:
- the gatB gene encoding Asp-tRNA(Asn)/Glu-tRNA(Gln) amidotransferase subunit GatB, with product MRGTIMEWETVIGLEVHAQLLTQSKIFCGCSTAFGAAPNTHTCPVCLGMPGVLPVLNRTVVEYAMKMALATHCRIASRCRFARKNYFYPDLPKNYQISQYEEPLATGGWLDITTENGTRRIGITRIHMEEDAGKLVHDEAQPVSYVDFNRTGVPLIEIVSEPDIRTPEEAAAYLRTLRDILRYLEICDGNMEEGSFRCDANISLRPAGTTGFGVKTELKNMNSFRHVQRALEFEVRRQRALLDKGEAVVQETRLWDAGRGVTISMRGKEEAHDYRYFPDPDLVPLTIDEAWIEEVRRSLPELPDAKRERFVAQYGLPAYDAAVLTASKDVADYFEAVTADFPQPKTVSNWIMSELLRELKRDERDIDQCPVPPAHLAELLDLVDKNVISGKIAKAVFKEMYESGAAPSRIVEDKGLRQVTDEGVLMVIIDQVLQENPKEVDAYRQGKEKLMGFFIGQVMQKTRGKANPQLVNRLLKEKLSSPSA
- the sucC gene encoding ADP-forming succinate--CoA ligase subunit beta is translated as MKIHEHQAKELFQKYGVPVPRGRVAFTVEEAQSVAQDLGTLPVVIKAQIHAGGRGKAGGVKLAHTAEDVAAVAGSILGMTLVTHQTGPEGRLVRKVLVEEGLDIDKELYLSLLPDRSTAKLVFMASEAGGMDIEEVASKTPEKIVKVYVDPLVGLQPFMARKLAYGLRLEPDILKLFLPMVHALYRLCLDYDASLVEINPLVVTKDRRLLALDAKMNFDDNALFRHKDVLAYRDLDEEDPLEVEASKHNLNYIKMDGNIGNMVNGAGLAMATMDIIKLAGAEPANFLDVGGGASAEMVENGFRIILSDPNVKGVLINIFGGILRCDVLAQGVVEASKKVGVKVPVVIRMEGTNVEQGRKILQESGLNLIVAQDLKDAAQKVAAIAKA